In one window of Bos taurus isolate L1 Dominette 01449 registration number 42190680 breed Hereford chromosome 4, ARS-UCD2.0, whole genome shotgun sequence DNA:
- the TMEM60 gene encoding transmembrane protein 60, translating into MRMSLAQRVLLTWLFTLLFLIMLVLKLDEKAPWNWFLIFIPVWIFDTILLVMLIVKMAGRCKSGFDPRHGSHNIKKKAWYLIAMLLKLAFCLALCAKLEQFTTMNLSYVFIPLWALLAGALIELGYNVFFVRD; encoded by the coding sequence ATGAGAATGTCCTTGGCTCAGAGAGTACTACTCACCTGGCTTTTCACATTACTCTTCTTGATCATGTTGGTGTTGAAACTGGATGAGAAGGCACCTTGGAACTGGTTCCTCATATTTATTCCAGTCTGGATATTTGATACTATCCTTCTTGTCATGCTGATTGTGAAAATGGCTGGGCGATGTAAGTCTGGCTTTGACCCTCGACATGGAtcacacaatattaaaaaaaaagcctggtaCCTCATTGCAATGTTACTTAAATTAGCCTTCTGTCTTGCACTCTGTGCTAAACTGGAACAGTTTACTACCATGAATCTGTCCTATGTCTTCATTCCTTTATGGGCCTTACTGGCTGGGGCTTTGATAGAGCTTGGATATAACGTCTTTTTTGTGAGAGACTGA